One genomic window of Amphiura filiformis chromosome 3, Afil_fr2py, whole genome shotgun sequence includes the following:
- the LOC140147838 gene encoding monoacylglycerol lipase ABHD6-like: MTAKMDMKTLVWYGAAGVAFLMFLPVLLPFLIPVFGLLIVLYMKRPDLLLIGGSELAMWKMGFRKRYRITGGYTYCYAERGQANPDKPTLLLLHGFSAARDLWWPLSIRIPKEFHLICLDLPGHGNTTRNMQDSFTYEAQAQRVHHFVKVMGLNRRPLHVIGISMGGGVAGLYAANFPKSLTKLSLLCPAGIKTEKVSDYDAHTQTNGYLPELPDSVEEYADVLPYFSYRLRHTKLPKQYWRGVQLLRTKDNPFYKKVLEHMMSNEAVDSLRENMAKITVPTQVIWGVHDRVLHPSTADILKEGIRNVEVHMLEHCGHVFISERPYKSANLLIKFAES, encoded by the exons ATGACAGCAAAGATGGACATGAAGACACTAGTTTGGTATGGAGCAGCAGGAGTGGCATTCTTGATGTTTCTTCCAGTGTTGCTGCCATTCTTAATACCTGTTTTTGGTTTGCTCATCGTTCTGTACATGAAACGACCTGATCTGTTACTGATTGGTGGCTCAGA GTTAGCGATGTGGAAGATGGGTTTTCGTAAGCGATACCGTATCACAGGTGGCTACACGTATTGTTATGCAGAGAGGGGGCAAGCCAACCCAGATAAACCAACACTACTACTGCTACATGGGTTTTCAGCAGCCAGGGATCTATGGTGGCCACTATCAATT CGTATACCCAAAGAGTTTCATTTAATATGCCTAGATCTACCTGGACATGGAAACACAACAAGAAATATGCAGGATTCTTTTACATATGAAGCACAGGCACAAAGAGTCCATCAT tttgttaaagTAATGGGACTAAATCGTAGACCTCTTCATGTCATCGGTATTTCAATGGGTGGCGGTGTTGCTGGTTTATACGCAGCTAACTTTCCTAAGTCGCTCACTAAACTTTCTCTTTTATGTCCGGCTG GTATAAAAACAGAGAAAGTGAGTGACTATGATGCACACACTCAAACCAATGGGTATCTCCCAGAACTACCTGACAGTGTAGAAGAGTATGCAGACGTTTTGCCATACTTCAGTTATAGATTAAGACACACAAAACTACCCAAACAG TACTGGAGAGGAGTGCAATTATTAAGAACCAAAGATAACCCTTTCTACAAAAAAG TATTAGAGCACATGATGAGCAATGAGGCTGTTGATTCATTACGTGAAAACATGGCCAAAATTACAGTGCCAACTCAAGTTATATGGGGAGTACATGATAGG GTTTTACAcccttctactgctgatattttgaaAGAAGGCATCAGGAATGTTGAAGTACATATGCTAGAACATTGTGGGCATGTTTTTATTAGTGAGAGACCATATAAGTCAGCAAACTTGCTGATAAAGTTTGCAGAATCATAA
- the LOC140147842 gene encoding L-threonine dehydratase catabolic TdcB-like, with protein MAYNPDAPLATLADLQLAYQVVRKSPLCVRTPMLHHVQDRMEMKEDMDLHLKLENMQITGSFKVRGLANQLAHIPSSVANKEQSTITMSAGNYGKAYAFATNQLGLKAMCLMPETAPENRAKVLQGFGVCVEKLPTPELQVRVDQYCEEKGMHYLHPFDDINLITGHGSCGLEMLEEVPDPDIVIVCCGGGGLVAGIAAAVKLTGQCSSTRVYGVEPEGANTMYQSFKAGEAVKDPTVHTIAAGLAPPMAGSNTYKHCHAFVEDIILVSDEEILDAVAFLYKAGLVVEPSGAAAFAALRSSKIPDVKGKRVVAVITGGNVTPQELTQLITV; from the exons ATGGCATACAATCCCGATGCACCTCTTGCCACATTAGCTGACCTGCAGCTAGCATATCAAGTAGTAAGGAAGAGTCCCTTATGTGTAAGGACTCCCATGTTACATCATGTACAGGACAGAATGGAGATGAAGGAAGATATGGACTTGCACCTAAAAttagaaaatatgcaaattacag GTTCTTTTAAAGTGCGAGGCCTTGCCAATCAACTAGCTCATATTCCAAGTTCCGTAGCCAACAAAGAACAGAGTACAATTACCATGTCGGCAGGGAATTATGGGAAAGCATATGCATTTGCAACAAATCAACTTGGTCTGAAAGCTATGTGCCTTATGCCAGAAACAGCTCCTGAAAACAGGGCCAAAGTTCTACAG GGATTTGGTGTATGTGTAGAAAAATTGCCCACACCTGAGCTGCAGGTCAGAGTTGATCAGTATTGTGAAGAAAAAGGCATGCATTACTTACACCCATTTGATGATATCAATTTGATTACTGGACATGGAAG TTGTGGTTTAGAAATGTTAGAAGAGGTTCCAGATCCTGATATAGTCATAGTATGTTGTGGGGGAGGTGGTTTAGTAGCAGGAATAGCAGCAGCAGTGAAATTAACTGGTCAGTGTAGCTCAACTAGAGTGTATGGAGTAGAACCAGAGGGAG CTAATACAATGTACCAAAGCTTTAAGGCAGGAGAAGCGGTAAAAGATCCAACAGTCCACACAATAGCCGCTGGTCTAGCGCCACCAATGGCAG GAAGCAATACCTACAAACACTGCCATGCCTTTGTAGAAGACATCATCTTAGTGTCTGATGAAGAGATTCTAGATGCCGTAGCATTCTTATATAAAGCAGGCTTAGTTGTAGAACCATCAGGAGCAGCAGCCTTTGCAGCATTAAGATCTTCAAAAATACCAGATGTCAAGGGTAAAAGAGTTGTAGCAGTAATCACTGGTGGTAATGTTACTCCTCAAGAGTTGACTCAGTTAATAACTGTTTGA